The following are from one region of the Papaver somniferum cultivar HN1 unplaced genomic scaffold, ASM357369v1 unplaced-scaffold_132, whole genome shotgun sequence genome:
- the LOC113332874 gene encoding uncharacterized protein LOC113332874, with product MAGELEDPPELLRSEDPNRWEVFVDGSCNSEGSGIGMVITTPTGRRIVYNVRLKFTTTNNITEYEAVIHALRVIIALGITDVRLTSDSQLVVRQIDGTYQASDPCLQRYLQLVKHYIEQIQNITFLHLNRINNRYAYALAFIASMKIYPEAINFRIERVLLPSIPIEGNMDILVVDSVAQEESLPEDDWRTPIIKYLANGHLPSDQLIAHKIISRSGNYQLRDGVLYKQSYLGPLLICLSFAEGQSILKEIHYGYAGKHSGGRSLAHKERLQGYFWPRMNEDSKQIAKTCIECQKFGKRRHAPSMDLKSVLSPWPFAKWGVDIVGPLRADAIIFDNGAQLRGKNIDFLFKCFKIRKNKSTPIYRESNGQVEATNKTIADMLKKKLDGYRASWCEQLHNVLWAYRTTRREATGMSPFALTYGTEAIIPTEAMLPITKTGAWEKNLTSDMILSKLDDLEENREISLQTIENYHRRLAREYNKRVHQRQFIPGDNVWHEIPPYQRESGKFAPIWEGPLTVLAKVGNGAYRLLKSDGE from the exons ATGGCAGGCGAACTAGAGGACCCACCCGAATTGCTTCGCTCCGAAGACCCAAACCGATGGGAGGTCTTCGTCGATGGGTCATGCAACTCGGAAGGATCTGGAATCGGAATGGTGATTACAACCCCGACAGGTCGACGAATCGTCTACAACGTGAGGCTCAAATTCACCACCACTAATAATATAACCGAGTACGAGGCAGTTATACACGCTCTCCGAGTTATAATTGCGCTAGGAATCACTGACGTACGACTCACAAGTGACTCGCAACTCGTGGTCCGACAGATAGATGGAACGTATCAGGCTTCGGATCCATGTTTGCAACGATATCTCCAACTCGTCAAGCATTACATTGAACAGATACAAAACATCACATTCCTCCACTTAAACAGAATCAACAACAGGTACGCctatgccttagcattcatagctTCCATGAAGATATATCCCGAGGCTATTAACTTCAGGATCGAGAGAGTCCTACTCCCATCCATTCCCATTGAGGGAAACATGGACATCCTTGTTGTAGACTCAGTAGCTCAGGAGGAAAGCCTACCCGAGGATGACTGGAGGACACCAATCATAAAATACTTAGCCAATGGGCATCTCCCAAGCGACCAACTAATTGCGCACAAGATAATATCAAGGTCTGGGAATTACCAACTCCGAGATGGTGTTCTATACAAACAATCCTACCTAGGACCTCTCCTCATATGTCTCTCATTCGCAGAGGGTCAAAGCATATTGAAAGAAATACACTACGGTTACGCAGGAAAGCATAGTGGAGGACGATCCCTCGCTCACAAAGAGAGACTACAGGGATATTTTTGGCCTCGCATGAACGAGGACTCAAAGCAAATAGCAAAAACTTGCATAGAATGCCAAAAATTTGGCAAGAGAAGACATGCACCTTCAATGGACTTAAAGTCTGTTCTAAGCCCTTGGCCATTCGCCAAGtggggagttgacattgttggaccccTGAGAGCCG ACGCCATTATATTCGACAATGGGGCCCAACTCCGTGGGAAAAACATTGATTTTCTCTTCAAGTGTTTCAAgatcagaaaaaataaatctacacccaTCTACCGTGAAAGCAATGGCCAGGtggaggcaacaaacaaaaccatCGCCGACATGCTCAAGAAGAAACTTGACGGATACAGAGCTAGTTGGTGTGAACAATTGCACAATGTCTTGTGGGCTTATCGAACCACCAGGAGGGAAGCAACAGGGATGTCTCCCTTCGCCCTCACATATGGCACAGAGGCAATCATACCAACAGAAGCAATGCTCCCCATAACAAAGACCGGGGCATGGGAGAAAAACCTGACCTCGGACATGATACTCTCCAAATTGGATGAtctggaagaaaacagagaaatttCTCTCCAAACGATAGAAAATTATCACAGAAGATTGGCTCGGGAATACAACAAACGTGTTCATCAGAGACAATTCATCCCAGGCGATAATGTTTGGCACGAGATTCCACCCTACCAGCGCGAGTCAGGCAAATTTGCACCCATATGGGAAGGCCCACTAACAGTCCTTGCTAAGGTAGGAAATGGAGCATACAGATTGCTCAAATCTGATGGCGAATAA